A genome region from Populus alba chromosome 3, ASM523922v2, whole genome shotgun sequence includes the following:
- the LOC118038113 gene encoding uncharacterized protein — translation MDWFSWLSKTGLEPSLVYEYGLAFAHNELEEEDIAYFNHEFLQSMGVSIAKHRLEILKLARKEKGASSRAMARVLVAIKRTKRSLAKYVRTWVHREESALCSCSRPVYGNRWRGAMLKRNKKLMMAKTKQVVAYKW, via the coding sequence ATGGATTGGTTCTCGTGGCTATCGAAAACTGGCCTGGAGCCTTCTCTTGTGTATGAATATGGCCTTGCCTTCGCTCACAATGAgcttgaagaagaagacatagcTTACTTTAACcatgaatttcttcaaagcATGGGGGTGTCAATAGCCAAACACAGGCTCGAGATCCTCAAGCTTGCAAGAAAGGAGAAGGGAGCGAGCTCACGTGCCATGGCAAGGGTTCTTGTTGCAATCAAGAGAACAAAGAGGTCTCTAGCTAAGTACGTAAGGACATGGGTTCACCGCGAGGAGTCGGCTCTTTGTTCTTGTTCCCGGCCTGTTTACGGTAACAGATGGAGAGGAGCCATGTTGAAGAGGAACAAGAAGTTGATGATGGCTAAAACAAAGCAAGTTGTTGCTTACAAATGGTAG
- the LOC118058055 gene encoding mediator of RNA polymerase II transcription subunit 15a — protein sequence METLKRHLPFSGQEGLQELKKIAVRFEEKIYTAATNQSDYLRKISLKMLTMETKSQNTIPTGNGNKPLDPGASHSMPPQVHNQGQSLPISLPTNQSQACQQLSSLQLQRCVPKHKRNIFFL from the exons ATGGAGACATTAAAGAGGCATCTTCCGTTTTCTGGTCAAGAGGGATTACAAGAACTCAAGAAAATTGCCGTACGGTTTGAGGAAAAGATTTATACTGCCGCTACCAATCAG TCTGATTATCTGCGTAAAATATCTCTGAAGATGCTTACAATGGAGACCAAGTCTCAAAATACCATACCCACTGGCAATGGTAACAAACCCCTGGATCCAGGAG CATCTCATAGTATGCCGCCTCAAGTTCACAACCAAGGGCAGTCGCTCCCTATCTCATTGCCCACTAATCAGTCTCAAGCATGTCAGCAGCTATCATCTCTACAGCTACAAAGATGTGTTCCCAAGcacaaaagaaatatttttttcttataa